GCTCGTAACCCGCGGAAAAATAAGCCTCGGCAAGAAGAAACACGCGATAATCGAATAGAAAACTGTATAATTAACAGCCTATTGTCTCATTTTGAGACATCCGATGTTAACTCTAAATCAGCCTTTCCGAGCGATAAGGGTCGTCCACTTCACAAGGGAGGGACGTGGAGAATGTCAGTCGGAGCACAGCTGTCGGTCACCGATCTGCGTCGCGCTGCGCGGCATCCGGTCGATTATCCGGTCATCGCCGAGCACCATGAGCGCGGCGATCTGAAGCTGCATATCTCGAACATCTCCGCGCACGGCTTCATGGTCGACGATGCTTCGGGTCTCGCCCGTGGTGATCGGGTGATCATCCGCTTGCCGCACATTGGCCGGATCGAAGCCTATTGCATCTGGACTCGTGACGATCGTGCCGGGTTCCAGTTCGAACGAATCATCCGGGTCGACGATTTCGTACCGATGATCGACGAGCTCCAGCCCAACCCGCGCCTGCGCCGTCGGCGCTAAAAAAGATTTGATTCTCGGCTGACGCGAAGCGCTTGCTTGGCAAGCGCGCTCCGTCCTGCCACATGGTTTGGCGTGAGCGACGCGCCGCATCCCCTCAAGATAGGCAATTTCCGGGCGTATTTTGTTGCGCGCCTGGCGACGACGATTGCGGTCAGCGCGCAAGCGATCATCATTGGCTGGCAGGTTTACGGGATTGCCCGCGAGACCCTCGACATCAAGCAGGCGGCCTTCCTGCTCGGGATGATCGGGCTGGTCCAATTCGTCCCGCTGTTCCTGCTGACTCCGCTGGTCGG
Above is a window of Tsuneonella mangrovi DNA encoding:
- a CDS encoding PilZ domain-containing protein, producing the protein MSVGAQLSVTDLRRAARHPVDYPVIAEHHERGDLKLHISNISAHGFMVDDASGLARGDRVIIRLPHIGRIEAYCIWTRDDRAGFQFERIIRVDDFVPMIDELQPNPRLRRRR